The following are encoded together in the Bacillus sp. V2I10 genome:
- a CDS encoding YitT family protein, which produces MFQRKRTRTYNPALEKITSYLFILLGSGIVAITFNLFLLPNRIASGGVSGISTITDFLFEFEPAYVQWAFNIPLFIAGVLLLGKQFGLKTLIGTIFLPFVVFLTKDMEPATTDPLLGAIFGGIGVGLGLGLVFRGKASTGGTDLAAQIIHKFTGLSLGTCVALIDGLIVLTAAFVFDIERGLYALVGLYVTSKTIDIVQVGLGRSKMTMIITNQEEEVRKAILSEIDRGVTKLSAFGGYTDNERPILMCVVDQTEFTKLKQLVKSIDTSAFVVVMDASDVLGEGFKRA; this is translated from the coding sequence ATGTTTCAGCGTAAACGCACTCGTACTTACAATCCGGCTTTAGAAAAGATCACTTCATATTTGTTTATTTTGCTTGGTTCTGGAATCGTTGCCATTACCTTTAATTTGTTTCTCTTGCCTAACCGCATTGCATCTGGCGGAGTCAGCGGCATTAGTACAATTACAGATTTCTTATTTGAATTTGAACCTGCGTATGTTCAGTGGGCCTTCAACATTCCTTTATTTATTGCAGGAGTTCTGCTTCTTGGAAAGCAATTTGGTTTAAAAACGTTAATAGGAACCATTTTCCTTCCTTTTGTAGTCTTTTTAACGAAAGATATGGAGCCTGCTACGACAGATCCTTTGCTTGGCGCCATTTTCGGCGGAATCGGCGTAGGTCTTGGTCTCGGTCTTGTTTTTCGCGGAAAAGCTTCAACAGGCGGGACAGATCTTGCGGCACAGATTATCCATAAGTTTACAGGACTCTCTCTTGGTACATGTGTAGCTTTAATAGATGGACTAATCGTGCTGACGGCAGCTTTTGTTTTTGATATAGAACGCGGTTTATATGCACTTGTAGGCCTTTATGTGACGAGCAAAACAATTGATATCGTTCAAGTTGGACTTGGACGTTCAAAGATGACGATGATCATTACCAATCAAGAAGAAGAAGTCAGAAAGGCTATTCTGAGTGAAATTGACAGGGGAGTGACCAAATTATCTGCTTTCGGAGGCTACACGGACAATGAGCGGCCGATTTTAATGTGTGTGGTTGATCAAACAGAATTCACCAAATTGAAACAACTCGTAAAAAGCATTGATACGTCTGCATTTGTCGTTGTAATGGATGCTTCTGATGTACTCGGCGAAGGTTTCAAGCGGGCGTAG
- the cccB gene encoding cytochrome c551, with the protein MKTKLFALLFGTSLALAACGGGDNAGEEPKEDSGTKDTAKAEEIVQQNCISCHGQNLEGGGAAPSLEKVGAKYDEDKIESIINKGQGGMPAGLINETDAAVVAEWLAQKK; encoded by the coding sequence ATGAAAACAAAACTATTCGCACTATTATTTGGAACATCATTAGCGCTCGCTGCATGCGGAGGCGGAGATAATGCCGGAGAAGAGCCTAAAGAAGATTCAGGAACTAAGGATACGGCAAAAGCTGAAGAAATCGTACAGCAAAACTGCATCAGCTGTCATGGACAAAATCTTGAAGGCGGCGGGGCTGCACCTAGCCTGGAAAAAGTAGGCGCTAAATATGATGAAGATAAAATTGAAAGCATCATTAACAAAGGTCAGGGCGGAATGCCTGCAGGTCTTATTAATGAAACAGACGCAGCTGTGGTAGCAGAATGGCTTGCGCAGAAAAAGTAA
- the ftsE gene encoding cell division ATP-binding protein FtsE has protein sequence MIEMTDVFKTYSNGVLAINGINVKIDQGEFVYVVGPSGAGKSTFIKMMYREERPTDGKIVINGINLAKLREKKVPYLRRSIGVVFQDFKLLPKLTVFENIAFALEVIGENPRIIKKRVLDVLDLVQLKHKARFFPNELSGGEQQRVSIARSIINNPGVVIADEPTGNLDPDTSWEIMSIFEEINNRGTTVVMATHNREIVDTMKKRVIAIEDGKIVRDEARGEYGIYD, from the coding sequence ATGATCGAAATGACAGACGTTTTTAAAACGTATTCAAATGGCGTTCTTGCCATTAATGGAATAAATGTAAAAATTGATCAGGGCGAATTTGTTTATGTTGTCGGTCCGAGCGGTGCTGGTAAATCAACATTTATTAAAATGATGTACCGTGAAGAAAGACCAACAGACGGCAAAATCGTGATCAATGGAATAAATCTTGCTAAATTGCGGGAAAAGAAAGTTCCATATTTAAGAAGAAGCATCGGCGTTGTTTTCCAGGACTTTAAACTTTTGCCTAAGTTAACTGTTTTTGAAAACATTGCATTTGCTCTTGAAGTTATTGGAGAGAATCCTAGAATTATCAAAAAGAGAGTGCTGGACGTTTTAGACCTTGTTCAGCTCAAGCATAAGGCTAGATTTTTCCCTAATGAGTTATCAGGAGGAGAACAGCAGCGCGTTTCGATTGCGCGGTCAATTATTAACAATCCTGGGGTTGTCATCGCTGATGAGCCGACAGGAAACCTTGACCCCGATACTTCCTGGGAGATCATGAGCATCTTTGAGGAAATCAACAATCGAGGAACGACTGTTGTGATGGCGACACACAACCGTGAGATAGTAGACACCATGAAAAAACGAGTCATCGCGATCGAAGATGGAAAGATTGTGCGTGACGAGGCTAGAGGGGAGTATGGGATTTATGATTAG
- the ftsX gene encoding permease-like cell division protein FtsX, with amino-acid sequence MIRTLGRHFKETLKSLSRNAWMTFASVSAVTVTLILVGTFLVIMMNLNNFASKVEEDVEIRVLVDVTSTPEEQKQLRTKIDNLSGIKTAKLSPKEKELDNLISSMGEQGKSYQLFEQNNPLNDVIVIKTEDPRETPQIAKRIEGFNGAYKVLYGKEEVEKLFNFVEISRNIGIGLIIGLVFTAMFLISNTIKITIFARRHEIEIMKLVGATNWFIRWPFFLEGLLLGIMGSIIPIVLVMATYNYLYTWVEPKVAGSFVQLLPFSPFVFQVSAILILIGGLIGVWGSLMSVRKFLRV; translated from the coding sequence ATGATTAGAACCCTTGGGCGTCACTTCAAAGAAACGTTAAAAAGCTTAAGCCGCAATGCCTGGATGACATTTGCGTCAGTCAGTGCCGTAACTGTCACTTTAATTCTTGTCGGAACGTTCCTGGTTATTATGATGAACTTAAACAACTTTGCTTCTAAGGTTGAAGAGGACGTTGAAATACGGGTGCTGGTAGATGTGACAAGCACACCCGAGGAACAAAAGCAGCTGAGGACCAAGATTGATAACCTCAGCGGAATTAAAACAGCAAAACTGTCACCAAAGGAAAAAGAACTTGATAACCTGATCAGCAGCATGGGAGAACAAGGGAAATCTTATCAGCTTTTTGAACAGAACAATCCTTTGAATGATGTTATTGTCATCAAAACGGAAGATCCGCGTGAAACCCCTCAAATCGCGAAGAGGATTGAGGGATTTAATGGAGCTTATAAAGTTCTGTACGGTAAAGAAGAAGTAGAAAAACTATTCAATTTTGTTGAAATCTCAAGAAACATCGGCATCGGGTTAATCATCGGATTAGTCTTTACGGCCATGTTCCTTATCTCAAATACAATTAAAATTACGATTTTTGCCAGAAGGCATGAAATAGAGATTATGAAACTAGTAGGTGCAACAAACTGGTTTATCCGCTGGCCGTTCTTCCTTGAAGGTTTATTGCTTGGAATTATGGGATCAATTATTCCGATTGTGCTCGTAATGGCCACGTACAACTATTTATATACATGGGTTGAACCGAAAGTTGCAGGTTCATTTGTTCAATTACTGCCGTTTAGTCCATTCGTCTTCCAAGTATCAGCTATTTTGATCTTAATAGGCGGATTAATCGGAGTGTGGGGAAGTTTAATGTCTGTCCGAAAGTTCTTAAGAGTATAA
- a CDS encoding murein hydrolase activator EnvC, with the protein MRKKILSLGLAALIGTSSVIIPITQEKAYANADLEKKKADIQNERSGVDSNIQEKQGELSKLEEKEKSLNNEIEKLDKQTADTNEKIRERQAEIDETKQKIEELKVQIAEVKERIKKRNLLLEDRVRSLQESGGVVSYLDVLLGAQDFGDLVTRVSAVTTIVEADKEIIKAHEEDKKLLEQSEAELSSQLQKLETALTELEALKQQLKQQAAEKGKLIEQVKAQHQETEAAIYELEDESAFLKEQEAAIQKEMERQKQVEEQRKREAAEAAARAQQEADAKAAAAKAAASKPAAASSNSSSNESTATAPEPEPAPAPAVTGGKFMWPAQGTFTSGYGHRWGKLHAGIDIANRASNVPVVAAAAGTVIRSYYSSSYGNAVFISHNIDGKVYTTVYAHLEARHVSSGQSVSKGQQLGYMGNTGRSTGKHLHFEIHDGAWKNPVNPMQFLQ; encoded by the coding sequence GTGAGAAAGAAAATCTTATCACTTGGGTTGGCTGCTTTAATAGGGACAAGCTCTGTTATTATTCCAATTACCCAAGAAAAGGCATATGCAAACGCTGATCTTGAAAAGAAAAAAGCAGATATTCAAAATGAGCGTTCAGGCGTAGATTCAAACATCCAAGAAAAGCAAGGCGAGTTATCAAAGCTTGAAGAAAAAGAGAAAAGCTTAAATAACGAGATTGAAAAACTTGATAAGCAAACAGCGGATACAAATGAGAAAATCCGTGAGCGTCAAGCTGAAATCGATGAAACGAAACAAAAGATTGAAGAATTAAAGGTTCAAATTGCAGAAGTAAAAGAGCGTATTAAAAAGCGTAATCTACTTCTAGAGGACCGTGTACGTTCTCTACAGGAGAGCGGCGGTGTAGTAAGCTATTTAGATGTGCTACTAGGTGCTCAGGATTTCGGTGACCTTGTTACGCGCGTAAGTGCTGTAACAACGATTGTCGAAGCAGATAAAGAAATTATCAAAGCCCACGAGGAAGACAAAAAACTTCTAGAGCAAAGTGAAGCAGAACTAAGTAGCCAGCTTCAGAAGCTTGAAACAGCTTTAACTGAGTTAGAAGCATTAAAACAGCAGTTAAAACAGCAAGCAGCAGAAAAAGGCAAATTAATTGAGCAAGTTAAAGCTCAGCATCAGGAAACAGAAGCAGCAATCTATGAGTTAGAAGATGAATCAGCATTCTTAAAAGAGCAGGAAGCAGCAATTCAAAAAGAAATGGAACGTCAAAAACAAGTAGAAGAACAGCGCAAGCGCGAAGCAGCAGAAGCAGCTGCACGTGCACAGCAGGAAGCTGATGCAAAAGCGGCAGCAGCAAAAGCAGCGGCTAGTAAGCCAGCAGCAGCTTCATCTAACAGTTCTTCAAATGAATCAACAGCAACTGCTCCGGAACCAGAACCGGCACCTGCACCGGCAGTAACTGGCGGCAAGTTCATGTGGCCTGCACAAGGTACATTTACATCTGGATATGGCCATCGCTGGGGTAAATTGCACGCTGGTATTGATATTGCAAACAGAGCAAGCAATGTACCAGTTGTAGCAGCAGCAGCAGGAACGGTTATCCGTTCTTACTACTCAAGCAGCTATGGAAATGCTGTTTTCATTTCACATAACATCGACGGTAAAGTATACACAACTGTTTATGCACATTTAGAAGCGCGCCATGTAAGCAGCGGACAATCTGTCAGCAAAGGTCAGCAGCTTGGCTACATGGGTAACACTGGCCGTTCAACAGGCAAGCATCTTCACTTCGAAATTCACGATGGTGCTTGGAAAAACCCAGTTAACCCAATGCAGTTCTTACAATAA
- a CDS encoding S41 family peptidase codes for MKQKVTALMMALSMALGAGGMYAGMQFMEHDQQDTKAEELAVPAVTDVLKQDRDQEVEGLEKVKQAYDLISSKYVEEVDEEELLEGAIQGMLTTLDDPYSVYMDKETAKQFSDSLDSSFEGIGAEVGMDGGKIIIVSPFKNSPAEKAGLQPNDQVISIDGEPVVGSDLNDTVLKIRGKKGTKVKIEVLRTGSKEKLSFDVTRDEIPIETVFSSVKTKGKSKYGYIEITSFSEDTANDFTEELTKLEQKNIKGLVIDVRGNPGGYLQSVEEILKQFVTKDQPYIQIEERNGDKKRYFSNLTQKKDYPVTVLIDKGSASASEILAGALKEAGKYEIIGETSFGKGTVQQAVPMGDGSNIKLTLYKWLTPEGNWIHKKGVEPTIKVSQPKHLVTAPIQLEKPLAVDMNDEQIKIAQILLKGLGYDPGREDGYFGKKMAEAVKDFQKKNKLSATGNIDVQTAEAINQKVSEQRLNGKHDLQLEKAIETLSK; via the coding sequence ATGAAGCAAAAAGTCACAGCTCTTATGATGGCTCTCTCAATGGCACTGGGTGCGGGCGGCATGTACGCCGGCATGCAGTTTATGGAACATGATCAGCAGGATACAAAAGCAGAAGAGCTTGCCGTTCCTGCTGTGACAGATGTATTAAAGCAAGATCGGGATCAAGAAGTAGAAGGTCTCGAAAAAGTGAAACAGGCCTATGACTTAATCTCAAGCAAATATGTTGAGGAAGTAGACGAGGAGGAGCTGCTTGAAGGAGCGATTCAAGGCATGCTGACCACTCTCGATGATCCTTATTCTGTCTATATGGATAAAGAAACAGCCAAGCAATTTTCCGATAGTCTTGATTCTTCTTTTGAAGGGATCGGTGCAGAGGTGGGAATGGATGGCGGTAAAATCATTATCGTCTCTCCATTTAAAAATTCACCTGCAGAAAAAGCAGGGCTGCAGCCGAATGATCAGGTCATTAGCATTGATGGTGAGCCTGTAGTCGGCAGCGACCTCAACGATACCGTCCTTAAAATCCGCGGGAAAAAAGGAACAAAGGTTAAAATTGAAGTGCTGCGGACCGGTTCAAAAGAAAAACTGAGCTTTGATGTGACACGGGACGAAATTCCGATTGAAACGGTATTCAGTTCTGTTAAAACAAAAGGGAAATCGAAATACGGCTATATTGAAATCACCTCTTTCTCCGAAGATACAGCTAACGATTTCACAGAGGAATTAACAAAACTTGAGCAAAAAAACATTAAAGGACTGGTCATCGATGTTCGCGGAAACCCGGGCGGATATTTGCAAAGTGTGGAAGAAATTCTGAAACAATTTGTGACCAAGGATCAGCCATACATTCAAATTGAAGAGCGCAACGGCGATAAGAAACGCTATTTCTCCAATTTGACTCAGAAAAAAGACTATCCTGTTACAGTCCTGATTGATAAAGGAAGTGCATCTGCTTCTGAAATTCTGGCAGGAGCTTTAAAGGAAGCCGGAAAGTATGAGATTATTGGAGAGACCTCTTTTGGAAAAGGCACTGTTCAGCAGGCTGTTCCTATGGGCGACGGAAGCAATATCAAGCTGACCCTTTATAAATGGCTGACACCTGAAGGAAACTGGATCCATAAAAAAGGTGTTGAACCAACAATCAAGGTTTCACAGCCTAAGCACCTTGTAACTGCACCGATCCAGCTGGAAAAACCGCTCGCTGTTGATATGAATGATGAGCAAATCAAAATAGCGCAGATTCTTTTAAAAGGATTAGGCTATGACCCAGGAAGAGAAGATGGATATTTCGGCAAGAAAATGGCTGAAGCCGTCAAGGATTTCCAAAAGAAAAACAAGCTTTCGGCTACTGGAAATATTGATGTTCAAACAGCAGAGGCCATTAATCAAAAAGTTTCTGAACAGCGTTTAAATGGAAAACATGATCTTCAGCTTGAGAAAGCGATTGAAACATTATCCAAATAA
- a CDS encoding swarming motility protein SwrAA, with protein sequence MKKRASVMREQTYRQLTEEFKERLQTANSSHAKVSKWVQLFCMYLANYTDVKRLQEIDKVCIQEYFHYLTENYKRLSLNLTDIKRSMQLIEEVLDIKVDDSLLDFSLSNLHLWSKLK encoded by the coding sequence TTGAAAAAAAGGGCAAGTGTGATGAGAGAACAAACTTATCGACAGTTGACAGAAGAATTTAAAGAAAGACTACAAACTGCAAATTCCTCACATGCGAAGGTCAGCAAATGGGTTCAGCTGTTCTGCATGTACTTGGCAAACTACACAGACGTTAAGAGACTGCAGGAAATCGATAAAGTTTGCATTCAAGAATACTTTCACTATTTAACGGAGAACTACAAGCGTCTTTCGTTAAACCTCACGGATATAAAACGGTCTATGCAGCTGATTGAAGAAGTGCTGGATATTAAAGTAGACGACTCACTCCTTGATTTTTCACTGTCGAATTTGCATCTTTGGAGCAAATTAAAGTAA
- a CDS encoding PDZ domain-containing protein, with protein sequence MLENWLLEFLLAMGRFFIHPLVYFFLIYSLVLGFIRIKRERKSFHTRIQDIYEEVRFTYSKGLLTGLLLSAVTFVLGMMMPLGSIILLAAVTVILSLTFQLRFLSPAYTMGLTIFSVFLLMQADAVSFLPDLNETSFSLLAILMGLLMIAEGVLAYRTAHIKTSPFLLKSSRGLPIGNHVANRTWLLPLFLLIPGGSLTESLSWWPVLTIGDEPFLFVFIPYIIGFHQRVQGSLPQESIMVTSKRVIWLGLMIFAAAVASVWFMPLAFAAALLAIIGREFLTVRQRMNDNSAAFYFSKRDHGLMVLGILPHSPAVKLELEVGEIIMKTNGASVKTVDEFYQALQINGAFCKMEVIGLNREIRYVQGAVYKGEHHELGILFVQDEKKWETEAV encoded by the coding sequence TTGCTCGAAAACTGGTTGCTAGAATTTCTATTGGCAATGGGAAGGTTTTTTATTCATCCTCTCGTTTATTTTTTCCTTATTTATTCACTTGTGCTTGGATTTATTCGCATAAAGCGGGAGCGAAAATCCTTCCATACAAGAATTCAAGATATCTATGAAGAAGTACGGTTTACATATTCAAAAGGACTGCTTACAGGTCTTCTTTTGTCTGCAGTGACATTTGTACTTGGCATGATGATGCCTCTTGGTTCAATCATCCTGCTGGCAGCCGTGACAGTTATTCTGTCTCTTACTTTTCAGCTGCGCTTTCTTTCGCCGGCTTACACAATGGGATTAACAATTTTTTCGGTATTTCTTTTGATGCAGGCAGATGCTGTCTCTTTTTTACCAGATCTAAATGAGACAAGCTTTTCCTTACTTGCTATTTTAATGGGACTGCTTATGATTGCGGAGGGTGTCCTTGCTTATCGGACAGCTCATATAAAGACGTCTCCGTTTCTATTAAAAAGCAGCAGGGGTCTTCCAATCGGGAATCACGTTGCAAATCGCACATGGCTGCTGCCGCTGTTTTTACTCATTCCAGGAGGATCCTTAACGGAAAGCCTGTCGTGGTGGCCGGTATTGACAATCGGAGATGAGCCGTTTCTTTTTGTATTCATTCCTTATATCATTGGTTTTCATCAAAGAGTTCAGGGTTCATTGCCTCAAGAAAGTATTATGGTCACGTCTAAGCGCGTCATCTGGCTTGGATTGATGATTTTTGCCGCGGCGGTCGCAAGTGTCTGGTTTATGCCGCTTGCATTTGCAGCAGCTCTGCTTGCCATCATAGGCAGGGAATTTTTGACCGTCCGGCAGCGGATGAATGATAATTCTGCAGCTTTCTATTTCTCAAAGCGGGATCATGGCCTGATGGTGCTTGGCATTTTGCCGCATTCACCTGCCGTCAAGCTTGAGCTTGAAGTTGGCGAAATCATTATGAAAACAAATGGAGCCTCGGTCAAAACGGTCGATGAGTTTTACCAGGCTCTGCAAATTAATGGTGCTTTCTGCAAAATGGAAGTCATCGGCTTAAATAGAGAGATCCGCTACGTCCAGGGAGCTGTTTACAAAGGCGAACACCACGAGCTTGGCATTCTGTTTGTGCAGGATGAGAAGAAGTGGGAGACAGAGGCGGTATAA
- a CDS encoding MerR family transcriptional regulator has protein sequence MKVKEVADLVGISVRTLHHYDEIGLLTPDKVTDSGYRLYSNENLETLQQILFFKELGFPLKKIKEVISSPSFDREEALRLHRKMLLEKRNRLDQMIATVEKTIKHAKGEIEMSQKEKFEGFDFSQNPYEQEARERWGDEAVDKANAKAAGMTIEMQENFNNLYRKLADLRYDSPSSEESQAAIGEWYVMLNEFGDYSLDAFKGLGQMYVDDERFTKNIDKFGEGLAAYMRDAMAIYADNHKK, from the coding sequence ATGAAAGTAAAAGAGGTCGCGGATTTAGTTGGAATTAGTGTGCGCACACTGCATCATTATGATGAAATCGGATTGTTAACGCCAGATAAGGTAACTGATTCTGGATACCGGCTTTATTCCAATGAAAATCTCGAAACGCTGCAGCAGATCTTATTTTTTAAAGAGCTTGGTTTCCCTTTAAAGAAAATAAAAGAAGTCATCAGCAGTCCTTCATTTGACCGGGAAGAAGCGCTCAGGCTGCACAGGAAAATGCTGCTTGAGAAGCGGAACCGGCTTGATCAGATGATTGCAACAGTTGAGAAAACAATAAAACATGCGAAAGGAGAAATTGAGATGTCACAGAAAGAAAAATTTGAAGGGTTTGACTTCAGTCAAAATCCTTATGAGCAGGAAGCTCGTGAACGCTGGGGCGACGAGGCGGTTGATAAGGCTAACGCAAAAGCAGCAGGCATGACTATAGAGATGCAGGAAAATTTTAATAATCTCTATAGAAAGCTTGCAGATCTTCGTTACGATTCACCTTCATCTGAAGAGTCGCAGGCTGCAATCGGAGAATGGTATGTAATGCTGAATGAATTTGGTGATTATTCGCTTGATGCTTTTAAAGGACTCGGACAAATGTATGTGGATGATGAACGGTTTACGAAAAACATTGATAAGTTCGGTGAAGGGTTAGCTGCATATATGAGAGATGCAATGGCTATTTACGCGGATAATCATAAGAAGTAA
- a CDS encoding ribonuclease E inhibitor RraB has protein sequence MNFPKDEDGKVLSMLYKEGLNFKKPHMIDFYVAVPDQENGEAIVKALSDKGYKFMMEYDDDVEEWTCFGSVKMHLKHNEIVAMQKKLDAITKPLGGYADGWSVMTE, from the coding sequence GTGAATTTTCCAAAGGATGAGGATGGAAAAGTACTGAGTATGCTGTATAAAGAGGGTCTTAATTTTAAGAAGCCTCATATGATTGATTTTTATGTGGCGGTTCCGGATCAGGAGAACGGAGAAGCTATTGTAAAGGCACTCTCTGATAAAGGCTACAAATTCATGATGGAGTATGACGATGATGTGGAAGAATGGACATGCTTTGGCTCCGTTAAGATGCATTTAAAGCATAATGAGATTGTGGCCATGCAAAAGAAGCTTGATGCGATTACTAAGCCGCTTGGCGGCTATGCAGATGGATGGAGCGTCATGACTGAATAG
- the cyoE gene encoding heme o synthase, which yields MKSTEVIVEDSLSIKSIFSWSNFKAIVKDGIVKSNLLGMFAGLSVALSVYNVSFVDNILVVILALLGTAAVVGGAGAINNYYDRDIDSLMKRTMERPTVTGSIHPKFALWLGTALSISGIVFLFLISPLTAFIGALGLFLYLVPYTMWTKRKTIYNTEVGSLSGAIAPLIGWAAISPDMFHPAALGLFVLMFLWQPPHFYAIAIRRLEDYKNASVPMLPVVKGTPRAKIQTIVYLILLLASSFLFLSFSKVVAFSMFALTLAWMLAGIISFKKMDDYKWATMMFIFSLNHLTIIFTMLIIVSFL from the coding sequence ATGAAAAGTACAGAGGTAATCGTAGAGGATTCTCTTTCTATAAAAAGCATCTTTTCTTGGAGTAATTTTAAGGCTATCGTCAAAGACGGCATTGTGAAATCAAACCTACTAGGTATGTTTGCCGGCCTTTCAGTAGCATTGTCTGTATATAATGTCAGTTTTGTGGATAATATTCTAGTCGTCATTCTTGCTCTTCTAGGTACAGCAGCTGTTGTAGGCGGTGCCGGTGCGATTAATAACTATTACGACCGCGATATCGATTCTCTTATGAAACGCACGATGGAGAGACCAACAGTTACAGGATCCATCCATCCCAAGTTTGCTTTATGGCTTGGCACCGCTCTTTCAATAAGCGGAATTGTGTTTTTGTTCTTGATCTCACCTTTAACGGCTTTTATTGGAGCTCTTGGATTATTTTTATACCTTGTCCCTTACACAATGTGGACAAAAAGAAAAACCATTTATAACACGGAGGTAGGAAGCTTATCCGGCGCCATTGCCCCTCTAATTGGCTGGGCAGCAATTTCGCCTGACATGTTCCACCCTGCAGCACTTGGACTATTCGTTTTAATGTTTTTATGGCAGCCTCCGCATTTCTATGCGATTGCCATCAGACGTTTAGAAGATTACAAGAATGCAAGCGTTCCGATGCTTCCGGTTGTAAAAGGAACACCGCGTGCTAAAATTCAAACAATCGTTTATTTAATTTTGCTGCTTGCATCATCATTCCTGTTCTTATCGTTCAGCAAAGTTGTCGCTTTCTCCATGTTCGCCCTGACGCTTGCCTGGATGCTTGCCGGAATCATCAGCTTTAAAAAGATGGATGATTACAAATGGGCAACGATGATGTTTATCTTCTCACTCAATCATTTAACGATCATTTTCACTATGCTAATTATTGTTTCTTTTCTATAA
- a CDS encoding VOC family protein — translation MKHQATPYLMFNGNAKEALEYYKGVFGCEIAEMQTYGEADYPAPPEAEHKIMHARLKKDDLLLMISDAFPGNTVETGNNLSLVLEFESEDEIRTVYSALIEKGTILMELQDTFWGATYAKVKDTFGMIWDLNLEKAK, via the coding sequence ATGAAGCATCAAGCAACACCTTATTTAATGTTTAATGGGAATGCGAAAGAAGCGCTGGAGTACTATAAAGGAGTTTTCGGCTGCGAGATTGCAGAGATGCAGACGTATGGCGAAGCCGATTATCCGGCTCCTCCTGAGGCTGAACATAAGATCATGCACGCCCGCCTGAAAAAAGATGATCTGCTTCTAATGATTTCAGATGCTTTTCCTGGCAATACAGTTGAAACCGGCAACAATCTATCATTGGTGCTGGAGTTTGAATCGGAGGATGAAATCAGAACCGTTTACAGTGCTCTAATTGAAAAAGGCACGATTTTGATGGAGCTTCAGGATACATTCTGGGGAGCCACTTATGCTAAGGTGAAGGATACATTCGGAATGATCTGGGATCTGAATCTTGAGAAAGCTAAATAA
- a CDS encoding MarR family winged helix-turn-helix transcriptional regulator — protein sequence MNTKYYLDNSLGYKLFHASRLICSRLNQNLRDYSVTYEQWQILCRLYEKDGQTQNQLALLNERDQPSVSRLIDNMIKRGLVKRVPHESDGRINLIFLTEAMKDLQSELEGLASQTIADASAEISEHDMEICLAVLDKIRNNLK from the coding sequence ATGAACACTAAATATTATTTGGACAACTCACTCGGATATAAGCTGTTCCATGCTTCAAGGCTAATATGCAGCCGTTTAAATCAAAACTTAAGAGACTATTCCGTTACGTATGAACAGTGGCAAATCCTGTGCAGACTTTATGAAAAGGATGGCCAAACGCAAAATCAGCTGGCTCTGCTTAATGAAAGAGATCAGCCAAGTGTTTCACGGCTTATTGATAATATGATCAAGCGCGGGCTGGTGAAACGAGTTCCGCACGAAAGTGATGGGCGCATCAACCTGATTTTTTTGACTGAAGCAATGAAAGATCTTCAATCTGAGCTCGAGGGGTTAGCAAGTCAAACCATTGCGGATGCTTCAGCAGAGATTAGTGAACACGACATGGAAATCTGTCTGGCGGTGCTTGATAAAATAAGAAATAACTTAAAATAA